TTAAATACTGCTGCAGTTAAATCAATTACATATAAAACATAACgcatatcaaaataaaattatttaaaatgtctaCTTGGGCTTGCCATACAGAAATTTAGGATTTGCTTTTGGCTGTTCATATATGTCACGTCATTATGGAGCTTGCCTATCTAAGGATCATATTCGTTCCTCCCGCTATTTTAATCATTGTGGTCTGTGAGGCTTGGATATATTAGTTTGTGAGCCAGATATCTTTTGTTGTGTTCTAGTTATAggcttcaaatattttcatttggCCCAAAACTTTTTACTGGCTTTATACCTTTTCTACAGGAGCTGAGACTAGATATATGGAGttattgatttggaaaatatttcttCCCCTGATGAAGCTGGTTCATTCCAATGACCGTGAATTATTTAACAAGGTAAACATGTTCATTCAACTGAATAAGGATGCAGTttcaaaaatctgtggactTTATTTTATATGTGATGTGATTTATTTTTGCGAAAATTTTGGTCTGACGTTCTCCCATTAAACGTGACGATGGATATAGGTTGCAGGTATGACCTTCAGTGTTGTCGCTGATACAAACAGTTGGGAGGTTGTTGAAGTAACCATTATCCCGTTTTTGTTAAGATTGGTCGTACTATCTATGGGTGAGATTCAAAGCGAAGAGTTGGATGCTTATAAGTTGTGCCTGACTTCTAAAAATTCAGAAAACCGGCATTTGGAGCCACAGTGCACACTATATGACAATCTTGTGCAATGCAATCCTAATTATTTCCCGTTGCCTGTTTCTTGTCATATTTTAACATTGCTACTAGATGCTTCTCAGCAAAGTTTACATACAGTGAGATCAGTATCTGGATTGGATTTCGTAGATGAATGCTGCACAGATAAATTTTCTGCAAATTTGCTCTGGGATCTTTGCAATATTACCATTAAAATGCTTCCACAAAGTGTGGAGCATCGATCTACTGCAGTTACTTTTTTCCTTCCCTCCATATTCAGAGCACTTGATTCTCATTCTGCTTTTGAAGTCTCAATTAATGGACAAAACTATATACTTTCTCGGTAAAATTCTCTTGCTTTTCCATTGACATGAAATGATGATTACTGGTTGACATATAAGTATCTGAATTCTGGACTTACGCCACTagtttaattgttgttttagGAAAAGTATTTTAGAGAAGCTATGGAAGAGTTGCAAGACATTGTTTTCTTTGGGGACCCTGGAGAGAAGAGATGCGTATGCTATACTTTCTCTGTACCTGTCTTTCTTTACTTATACTGATGAATGCCAATATAGTTATATGAGTAGCACGAcagaaatatttaatttgagaGCTGAGAAACTATTCTGGGATGAAATGAAAAAAGGCTTGGTATGTTGTGTATCTACTATAATGTGTTTCCATTGTTTGATAGTAGCGCTTGCTACAAATATCTTGTTTTATGTTATCTAATATCTGTAATCTTCTTAGGTTGATAAGGAGAGCTCGGTGAGGAAGCaatctttatatattttgaagagAACCATAAATTTAGACGAGAAAAACCAGTATCAAACTAGTGTTAAAACCATAGACGAGAGAAGTTTAGCCCATCGTGGTATGACTAAAAGGGAAAGGTGGGCTGAGGAGGAAGCTATGTCCCTGGGGGTTGggaaaatttgcaagataagTGATTTCCTCTCCAGTTGCTACCAGAAATGGGAggcattttttcttctttatgaaATGCTCGAAGAGTATGGCACTCACTTGGTCGAAGCAGCATGGAATCACCAGGTTTGATCATATGTGTCAAATACTTTCACATTCTCTTTGCTACCTGTGAAACATCCTTTGGTTATCAAAAAGCAATTAATGTAAAGGAATTTCCCTGAACGCTCATGTTAGGGttctttattaatttattgataagAAATAAAGGAATTAATTTTAGGTGTCTTGCTTGACTAGAATGTTGATAATCAAAAAGCAGTTAGCAATGCACTTTGTATACGATACTGTGATGAAGGAATTTCCTTGAACTCTCATGTTAGATTGctttattaatttatcgattagaAATAAAGGAATTAATTTTAGGTGTTTCTCTTGCCTAGAGTTTTGAGATTTTAAAAACTCAAACCAATAAAGTAAAAAGTTTGTGATTTAGGAAATCTGATTATAGGTCAGTGGATGGTCTTATGTTCATTTCTATTCCAGATCATTTTTCCTTTTGACTTTATGCATTTCCTTATAGGTTTCCTTTTTTGTGTAATTTGATTTGCTGCTGAGGTTTATCGATTCCAGTCATATGGGATGTACCATCACTATCACATACTAACAGACACTCTACTGTATGATTATTTTTCCCTGCAGATGACCTTGTTGCTTCATTCCTCTTCGTCTCCAGAAAATTCGGTAAACACTATCAATGGAAATGTGTGCCGCACTTGGATGGATAGTTCAGAAGAAATTTTTGAGTGGTTAGCTGTATTGTGGGAACGTGGTTTTTGTCATGATAATCCTCAAGGTAGAGGGGAGAAACTAATAGACTGATATATTTGGTAGAGACTAGATCATGTAAGGATTTGCCTTTAATATTCTGCTAcattttttattcctttttttttcattgcaGTTCGGTGCTTGGTCATGCAGTCGTTTCTGAGTACAGAGTGGACAAAGTACAACCACTGTGCAAAGTTGGTTCCACAAAATTTCTTAACTGGTTCACTTGTAGAAGGATTGAATGATCCTGTGCACAACAAAGATTTTGGTACGTTTATCTCTATATCACTTATAGCACGTGTAGGTCTATGTGGTTCATATTTTCCTTTGTTGCAGTGGCGTTTTACAAGTGTGGGGGTGTGGAGCAAATAATAGGCAAATTCAGGATTCAAAGTTTATGGGTTCTGAATTTGATGTTTATGAGTTCTGAAATTTATTATATGtacatattaagtgaattttaACACATATACAAGGTTTGGACCAAAGCTAATGGGTTCTTTTGAAATCCTTACTTTCCATGCAAGCACTGCCCTGATGCATGGTAAAGTCATCATGGCTTTTAGCATACCTCTGGGTCAGGGAACAAGTAACCAAGCTGAGGCAGAGGCACTACTTTTTGATTTGAAATGGTGCACCAACAATGGTTTCTACTCTATAGTTGAGGTAGATTCATTGCTCCTTCAGAACTCGATAAATGATAGTTGGGCTACTCCTTGGAGGATCGAAGATGTTGTCAAAGAGATCAAGGATTTAATTGTCATACATAGAATCTCTACTCAGCATTGCTTTAGGGAGGCTAATAAAGTTGCGGACAAACTAGCCTCCCTAAGCCATAATGTTACCAATGTACACATATATTCCCAATTCAATGCAATTCCAGGGATAGTTAAAGTCTTCTAAACATGGGCAGATGGAAATTTCCTTCATTTAGTGCCGAGAAATGTAACCTGAGTTTTTTGATCTATAATCCCCCATGACCTTCTCCCCTTTAGAGCTGCTGAATGTTTTGTAGCTAGAGATCTAATTTTGCTCATTTTTATCTTtggtttgtttattttatttattttgataactgAGAAATCCATTTGTGACCCActgccctttggaccaatcacagccttctaaacttgGTGGATAGTGGGCCTGCCcttctacccttctccacttaaatatcgggcttcgctttgcatggtgtggggcttatCTTTGGTTTATCATTGTAACCAATCTCTTAGGAAGGCTAGGCTTGAGGAACCCNNNNNaaaaaaaaaaaaagaaaaaaaaaaaagcgatGCAAATGGAAGACGAATGACCTCTGCTACCTTGGATTTGGGTTGCCTGATATTGGAATTTGTTGACACATTAGGGCTAAAGCTTTAGTATTATGAAACTGGCATATCAAAAGCTTTTAAATGAATAACTATTGGCAGGCCTCTGGTTTTGatgtatgaaggaaaatatttgaGTCAGGCTACTCCTTTCTCTCCTGGAAAATTAGTACTCAAACTGTCCATTTTTTATGTACCAAAATGAAACAACGGCATTTATCATTAGTTTATACTTCATGGGGTGGGGCTGATCTTGGAATAATAAGGGGTCTTGGAAGGTGGATGAAGGACTCAAAATATTACACTTCCCTACGAGTGCGGATCATGGAGAAAATATCATGAAGGGAAGAGTTTAATGAGAATGCATCATTCAAGGTGGATGATGGGAGTAGGGTAAGTTTTCGAGGACTTAAGTGTGGAGAACAGATTGAGTATCACATTCCCAAACATAACAGAATTTCATGCCAAAAAGGAGATGCCATTCCAGCAGCTTAGCTCAAAAGAGATATCATGGAGGCAAAAGTCTAGATGCTTGTGGTTTAAAGCAGGGACAGAAATACTAAATTCTTCCAGAAGGGTGCTAACTCAAACATGAGATAGAACAACGTCGATAAACTACTAGTGAGGAAGGCGATTATTGTAGATAAATAGCTCATTAAGGAAGAAATTCTTACTTTCTATCAAAACCTTTACAGAGAGGATGAAAATTGGAGACCTACAACAAGCTTCAAGGGGAGGAGAGCGTTAGCTATTGATGAAAAGGAGGGTGGGGAAACTACCTTCAGTGAAGAAGAAGTGCTAGCTGTAATCACATCTTGTACCCCTGATAAAGCACCTGACCCAGCTGGTTTCACAGTGACCttctatcaaaaaaaaattaggacaaagtCAAACCTGAGGCTCTTGGTGCACTCAATCACTTTCATCACAACTGTCATATGATGAAGTCCTTCAATGCACATTCATTGCCCTCATCCCAAAGAGAAAGCAGATGCCAAGAGTCCAAAACCAAACCTATGGCTAACCATCAGTTCATGCCCTTGATGGAAACTAGTCAATGGGTTGAAGCCTAACTTCTGGTGAAGAAGATCAACATATTCATTGATGTAATTCATACCTGACATAGTGATGGACTTCCTAAGCtccttgagaaaaaaaaaggagagaaatcctatgtttcttttcttttggtgcttggataattaatatatttcattatCTTAAATGAAGATTTAGCAACATTCTATAGCCTTTCACACACACAATGCTGGAATACATGTATCATGACTGTGCTGATTCTTTTATTTGTGCATATGTTTCATAGGTGTAAGAGGAGTTTATTCTACCTGGACAATTGAAGCTGCTGGCCAATTTTTTTCCCGGTACAGTAGTTATCTGGATGAAAGGTATGCTATCACATATTGATAAGTTTTTACTTAGAATTATACAGATTAGTATCCTATAATTTTTATTGAGATGGATCTAGTGGCGATAGAATGCTATTAATGAGTTGGAAGAGAGTCAGTCTTATTAAAGGGATTGCATGTATGGCAGCCAACTACCTAAACTAAACCTTCTAGGGAAATAGTAATGGAAGTTTTCAGTTGAGGAGAATACTTTGTGCAAGTAAGTAACTAAAGTGAAGTATAGGAAAGTCTCCATGGATGGCGTCTTGACGAGGTGATTCAAACATATGGGATTACTTATGAAAGAGACTATAAAGGGGATAAAAGAGTTCAGTCAGTTCGCAAAATCTGTTGGCTACTTAGTTCACATAGGGTTCAATTCCATTTCATTTTTcctgataaaaaaatatctgTAGGTTACTCAGTAGGAAAAGGGGACTTTTTCAGGTTTTGTCTCGAAGTTCGGCGTGGTGATACTGATCTAAAAAGATGAATTTTCTCATCTGTTTTCAATGGAAAATGCTAAAACAGCCACATTACCCCATATACTTAATAAGAAACATTGTAGGTACTCCAGAagtttaacaaaaacaaatagtTAATCCTAATCTACACAATCATGTCTTGCTTCTCATGGAGAATATTTCTGAGCAAACTTCAGAAGGAAAAGTTATCCGTGAGGAAGAGAGATGTTTttgcaacaaaaataaaattttcttagcTTGAAAGCATAATCTAGCTTGTTAACAACTGTTCTGCTACTATCTGTTGGTTGTTTTCTATTTATTGTCTCTTGTACTTCCATTACttcttttttagtctgtttttGTCTTGAGCCGAGGCCCAAGGgtttatcggaaacaacctctcgaCCTCACCTCTAAGGTAGAGATGAGGTTTGCATACACTCTACTCTTCCCGGACCCCACTCTGTGGGAATACACTGGGTATGGTGTTGTATGTGGGTCTACACTATATACAAAATGACTAGCCTTGGATATGGAAGTTCATGTTTTTTTAATCTCAATGGCCGGATCTCACCTCTTCTAAATCTACATCACCAAGCTACATAGACTTCCACTTGATTTTTATTAGGAAAACCATCATTGGACTGGTTTTGTTAAGGCAATTTAATAGTTGAAGTTCCATTTGGTGGCAGGAATGGGGTTGCTTTTTTGAAACGTTTGGCTTCCGTTGCTAAGAGGCAATCTTTTGGACGAGCTGGATTAATGTGTCTTACAAAGTGCATTTCTTCAGCTGCTTGTGGTATTGGACAATGCAGCGATATATCACCAGTCATTTTGCAAGATAAGGAGTCTTACCCAAGTGATAAAGTAGACTTGCTTGACACTTTCCGATATATTATTGAAAGCTGTAAACAACATTTCAATCCCTCGTATCGGCACCAAGGTACATATAGATTTTTGGTAGTACTGAACATTTCAACATCAGTATTTGAATTCACAATTATGGAAATCCATCTTGTTTCTTTCAGTTTGTGAGAACATTCTAGCTACTGCTGTTTCTGTGGTGATTCCTACTGATGTTCCTCTTGAAACacttttacttttcatttcaagTTTGCCGCGAGAAATTACTGATAATGGAGGTATGTCAATGACACTCACATCCTTTTAGCATGCTGttatctctttatgaatatttttggtTCATCTTTCGTCTTTCTTTATTAAGCTAATATCACTCAGGTATTTACCCCGAGTGACCTTTTATTAATGAATAACTCTAATGGAGAAGAAGTACAAGCAATGAGCCAAGCCTTACCTTACCTTACCTTTTTCAAGCTTATCTGTGGTTCATCTATTTGCAGATATtgataaaataaacttttttttccaAATGCATATATTGATAAAAAGGGTTCTTATCCTTTGCCAATTATAGGTTCTTTGAGATTAAAGGTACAAGAATGGCTTGGGATGAGCGTACAGAAACCTTCTACATCTGACTGTCTACAAACAAATCTCAAGCTTTTGGAATCTCTCATTGGTTACCAAAGAAAGTTGATAAGTTCCTGTCATGCAATTGATATTTTTGTTAACTACGATGACGAAGATTTGGATTCTTGGGAAGCTGAGGCAAAAAGATGGACAAGGGTGCTTTTTCTTGTTATCAAGGAAGAGGAGGACTTGAATCCAATATTTAAGGtttgctttttctttgtttcttagaAATAATGACTAGGCAACTCCATAATAATTTACAGTTCTTTGCACTATTATGGCAGATTATGAAACACACAACAACAATTAAGCCTCAATTGCAAATTAGTTGGGTTTTATCTGAATCCTCTACGCCATTCTGATTCATTTGGACTAGTTTAATCGCAATACTCAattatttgtcttttaaataCACATTGACTTTTCTCTAACACTGAAGGTTCACTTTGTCTTCACTGCTGATATAAATCTCTGCACTAACTAAAGGAATCTTGTGAAACGCCTGACTTGTACAAGTGACCAATACGACTAAACTTCAATTCCAATTTGTTAGTATCTCTATATAGATCTTTTGCTTCatttatgttttgttctttgttAGTTCACATGGATTCAAGAGATTGTAAATGTTTTGACACAAACTGCCTTTATGCGATTTTACCTTGTTCGGTACTCTTCTAACACCTCCTATCATCAGTGTGTAATCGTTGCGTTTGAAGGTTTATCTATGATATGGCAAGCAATTTGAGGCGACCTTCTCTCATTTATCATTTATGTCTTAACTTGTACCATCGTCGAGTATGATTTATGATCCTATCTTCTTTTGTGAAATACAACAGTAACTGTAAATGGCTAATATCATATTTTCAACTCGATGCTTGCTTTTTTGTGTTCATGTGCGTTCCCgtctttatctttttttgggAGAGAATTTGGATGGGAATTAAACAAAAAGTTCAGGGAGGAAAACTGGGAGCTGGACTTGTGGTTGAGAATATCCTATTTCTACTTTCTTCTCCTGTCTTCATTCATTCTAGACTGCTTTTTCACCTTATCTAGAAGTGTCCTAAGCAGGTCTGTTCTCTTTCATCATATAACATTGCATCAGTTGGTGTTAAGTGTCTGGTTGTGTTAGaactcaacaaaaaaaagagtGTCTAGTTGTGTTAGAGTGATTCTTAGAGATGACCAAGTAAATGAAAGTTGGTCTTGTGATGACGTTCTCTAAATTTGCTAGCTTATCCATAAGTTCCTGTAAGATGTGTCGAGCTTATTGGCCTGTGAATTGTGTAATAGTTTATGTTCCAAGTTGTTGTAGGGTTGTAAACTTGAGTAACTGTAGATCACTAATAGCATATTTTCATTTCAATACTTGCTAATATGTTGTGTTCATTTGCTTGCTTGTCTTTATCCTTTTAGGAAATGAAACGGGATGGTGGATAAACAAACAGTTGAGTGAGGAAAATTGGGAGTTGGAATTTTGGTTAAGGAGATcccatttttaatttcttttcgtCTTCTTTCACTCTAGGCTGCCTGCAAGCCTTATCTAGCTGTGACCTAAACAGTTTTCATATGTTTCACCGTATTACATTGTATCAGTTGTTTTGAAGTGTCTGATTGTTTTTGAGAAATTCATAGGACTTACCAAGTAAATGAGTGTCAGTTGTTTTGAAGTGTCTGATCGTTTTTGAGAAATTCATAGGAATTACCAAGTAAATGAGATTTGATCCTGTGATGTCTTTCTCTAAATTTGCCATGTTAGCATAGCTGCATAGGTGCCTGTTTGATGTGTAGATTGTATTtgtgcttctttttttttgaaaaaaagtattTGACCTTTGAATTATGTTATAGTTATTAGTCCCAGTTACAGGCTTGTAATACTTGTAGCAACATGTGCAGTTTATTCAAGATCATGCTGCTAATGTATGTGATCGTAGCAACAATTTGGAGTGGGTACCAGTAAAATTGCTCATCCTTCTTTTGAGCTTCATCCATGAGTTACAAGTACTCCAAGGGAGATTGGTTGACTGCTTGAAAACAGGAAGTTCGAAGACAAGCCTTAGCATTTCTGACAAAATTGACCAATATTCAATGATGAAAAGCTCGACCATTTTTGTGGTGTtctctaaattatttttctctatattgGTTAGTTACCAGGAATCTTATCTGTTATTTCATTAATGGCCTTTataagatttctctaaaatccTGAACTGCCTGCCTACAGGATGCACTAGTCTCATATGCTGGAATGTCGTGCAGCATTTTTTGGTCAAAACACATGGAAGAGGGTGGAGATTTTTCTGGCTCCATCCGAGGCAGGCTGGGGGGTCCAAGTCAGCGTCGGTTGTCGTCTTCATTGACCAGTTCAGTTTTGCAGGCTGTATGATCCTTTATGACATACTGTTATGGGCATGTATACTGCATTcatgcaggcctttgatgttgATGTGTAATCTCTATAATATCCTTTTGTCATGgttatattttgaattaaatacATCTTATTAAACTAATAACCTCTAGCAGTTAGGGTCTCAGCATCTAACTTTTTGATATGTATGTGAGATATGAAGCTATTAGTGTCATGATGGAAATCAGTAATATTTTCTGGTCAGACTCTTTTGATGCATTCACTAATGAAGAAGACAATCATTTGAATTGAAATGTACCGTATTTATATAAGGATATTGCATGATCTGCTCTCTGTGTCTAACTTAACCTTTGTTTTCTTAATCCTCTATCTTCTTTCAGAATTCTTTTCTATTGTTTTATTAATGTAGTTCGTCATAAAACTTAATTTGAAATCTCTCGGGGATATATTCATTTTTCTCTCTCAGGTATACTCATAATTGTTGTCTTTTAATTCTTTGTGAGATATGGGGGGGTACATAATTATCTCTGTTAAACATCCTAGGTGTTTGATCTTTTGATAAATAGGGTGTATGTGAAATTGTTGCTGTAAATGGCTCAATATATTTCTTCACATAAAGACACGTTTCTTATTGCTTCTCCATAAACATGTGAAGGATCAACCAATCCTTTCTCCTGTTTCCATATTTGCCTAGTttgtgtttcttttcttttctagcTATCAGATTTATAAGTGACTGACTTTGTGTTCTAACAAACCTTTGGATAGGTGACGTCTATAAAAGCGATTGCTTCCATCTCCAGTTGGTCCGCGCAGTTTGGCACCGATGCTTCGCTTGCGTCTGTTGTTACCTATCTGTGGAACTTTTGCTGGAAGATGAGTAGTACATCTCCGGCATGTAGTTCAGAGGTAAGATTTGGAATCCTGGATGTGCTTAGGCatacattaaaatataatagCCATTTGATTTGAATATCTTGCTTCCATTGTCCTTTTTTATTTCCTAAACCAGCTTGAGGCAGAAATATGCCTAGCAGCGTATGAAGCAGTAGCAGGTGCTTTGGAAGGATTACTGTCCATGTTCAATCTGCTGTTAGATCATGTCACAGAAGATGACGAGTTAACTTCATTAAAAGCTGATGGTAAACCAGTCTTGGATTCCTTACTCAGGACTTTGCTTCagaacatcaacaacataattGCAGTGGGAAATTTGGCACGAGCTCGACGAGCAGTTCTATTGAACTGGAAGGTGATCTTCTTTGCCTTTACTTGGTACGTGCATAAGGGTATATATTAACAAGGAGATTATATCTTGTGTATTGCACAtgtaaaattcattttaatagGTATGCAAAAGACTGAAGGGAGGGTGGTGATGTCATTGTGCAAAAGGGTTGTTCGAAATAGTTCGTGGTATAGAAGCAGCACTAGTAATACTTAACATCTCTGATGCATCATCACCTGAAAatgaaa
This genomic stretch from Solanum stenotomum isolate F172 chromosome 10, ASM1918654v1, whole genome shotgun sequence harbors:
- the LOC125878304 gene encoding uncharacterized protein LOC125878304 isoform X2 yields the protein MELLIWKIFLPLMKLVHSNDRELFNKVAGMTFSVVADTNSWEVVEVTIIPFLLRLVVLSMGEIQSEELDAYKLCLTSKNSENRHLEPQCTLYDNLVQCNPNYFPLPVSCHILTLLLDASQQSLHTVRSVSGLDFVDECCTDKFSANLLWDLCNITIKMLPQSVEHRSTAVTFFLPSIFRALDSHSAFEVSINGQNYILSRKSILEKLWKSCKTLFSLGTLERRDAYAILSLYLSFFTYTDECQYSYMSSTTEIFNLRAEKLFWDEMKKGLVDKESSVRKQSLYILKRTINLDEKNQYQTSVKTIDERSLAHRGMTKRERWAEEEAMSLGVGKICKISDFLSSCYQKWEAFFLLYEMLEEYGTHLVEAAWNHQMTLLLHSSSSPENSVNTINGNVCRTWMDSSEEIFEWLAVLWERGFCHDNPQVRCLVMQSFLSTEWTKYNHCAKLVPQNFLTGSLVEGLNDPVHNKDFGVRGVYSTWTIEAAGQFFSRYSSYLDERNGVAFLKRLASVAKRQSFGRAGLMCLTKCISSAACGIGQCSDISPVILQDKESYPSDKVDLLDTFRYIIESCKQHFNPSYRHQVCENILATAVSVVIPTDVPLETLLLFISSLPREITDNGGSLRLKVQEWLGMSVQKPSTSDCLQTNLKLLESLIGYQRKLISSCHAIDIFVNYDDEDLDSWEAEAKRWTRVLFLVIKEEEDLNPIFKFIQDHAANVCDRSNNLEWVPVKLLILLLSFIHELQVLQGRLVDCLKTGSSKTSLSISDKIDQYSMMKSSTIFVVFSKLFFSILDALVSYAGMSCSIFWSKHMEEGGDFSGSIRGRLGGPSQRRLSSSLTSSVLQAVTSIKAIASISSWSAQFGTDASLASVVTYLWNFCWKMSSTSPACSSELEAEICLAAYEAVAGALEGLLSMFNLLLDHVTEDDELTSLKADGKPVLDSLLRTLLQNINNIIAVGNLARARRAVLLNWKWICIELLLSIPNHALKSGVHSRKHNSYFSDTTLIWTFDDLVDSLENAGDASVLPMLRSVRLIMERLALGREGSMVSACHGIDIQMMWKLVRSSWILHVSCKKRRIAPIAALMSSVMHYSVFGDEKMHEYENAPGPLKWFVEKILEEGTKSPRTIRLAALHLTGLWHACPSIIKFYMKELKLLTQYGSVAFDEDFEAELSENRDAKIEVSVLAKSPDPELTEEFINTELYARVSVAVMFSRLAEIASTHKEDRNGSDALVSGKMFLLELLNYVVNDKDLAKELCKKYSAIHRRKVRAWQMVCILSQFIDQDIVQQVTHNLHVSLYRNNFPSVRQYLETFAINIYLNFPLLVGQELVPLLRDYNMRPQALSSYVFIAANIILHSTEECKSRHLSELLPCIIPLLTSHHHTLRGFTQLLVHQVLQKLLPSDSSFYATMTLEEKCFQDLRSYLQDNPDCARLRASMEGYLDAFDPKKSVTPAGIFSTRVEELEFECVPATLMDQVTNFLNETREDLRCSMAKDAAAIKNESLLVDNDGKGKETSGNLTEGQTIVLPVQDISLDFQRKITVSKHEMQSFSSTVLLEKEGPLNSLLDIEKEDQLLERVLHSKTVAFEKSNASQQDIILVASLIDRIPNLAGLARTCEVFRASALAIADKNVMKDKQFQLISVTAEKWVPIIEVPVISMKVFLERKKHEGFSILGLEQTANSISLDQYEFPKRTVLVLGREKEGIPVDIIHILDACIEIPQLGIVRSLNVHVSGAIALWEYTRQQRSSSC
- the LOC125878304 gene encoding uncharacterized protein LOC125878304 isoform X1, producing MDPIVDSLLRSFRQVPPAAIPAMLDCILASTNSAPSSIFSSLLEKFPSFSQGIIDGSKDLDFEQRNCIVSFVSATCHLLKKSGAETRYMELLIWKIFLPLMKLVHSNDRELFNKVAGMTFSVVADTNSWEVVEVTIIPFLLRLVVLSMGEIQSEELDAYKLCLTSKNSENRHLEPQCTLYDNLVQCNPNYFPLPVSCHILTLLLDASQQSLHTVRSVSGLDFVDECCTDKFSANLLWDLCNITIKMLPQSVEHRSTAVTFFLPSIFRALDSHSAFEVSINGQNYILSRKSILEKLWKSCKTLFSLGTLERRDAYAILSLYLSFFTYTDECQYSYMSSTTEIFNLRAEKLFWDEMKKGLVDKESSVRKQSLYILKRTINLDEKNQYQTSVKTIDERSLAHRGMTKRERWAEEEAMSLGVGKICKISDFLSSCYQKWEAFFLLYEMLEEYGTHLVEAAWNHQMTLLLHSSSSPENSVNTINGNVCRTWMDSSEEIFEWLAVLWERGFCHDNPQVRCLVMQSFLSTEWTKYNHCAKLVPQNFLTGSLVEGLNDPVHNKDFGVRGVYSTWTIEAAGQFFSRYSSYLDERNGVAFLKRLASVAKRQSFGRAGLMCLTKCISSAACGIGQCSDISPVILQDKESYPSDKVDLLDTFRYIIESCKQHFNPSYRHQVCENILATAVSVVIPTDVPLETLLLFISSLPREITDNGGSLRLKVQEWLGMSVQKPSTSDCLQTNLKLLESLIGYQRKLISSCHAIDIFVNYDDEDLDSWEAEAKRWTRVLFLVIKEEEDLNPIFKFIQDHAANVCDRSNNLEWVPVKLLILLLSFIHELQVLQGRLVDCLKTGSSKTSLSISDKIDQYSMMKSSTIFVVFSKLFFSILDALVSYAGMSCSIFWSKHMEEGGDFSGSIRGRLGGPSQRRLSSSLTSSVLQAVTSIKAIASISSWSAQFGTDASLASVVTYLWNFCWKMSSTSPACSSELEAEICLAAYEAVAGALEGLLSMFNLLLDHVTEDDELTSLKADGKPVLDSLLRTLLQNINNIIAVGNLARARRAVLLNWKWICIELLLSIPNHALKSGVHSRKHNSYFSDTTLIWTFDDLVDSLENAGDASVLPMLRSVRLIMERLALGREGSMVSACHGIDIQMMWKLVRSSWILHVSCKKRRIAPIAALMSSVMHYSVFGDEKMHEYENAPGPLKWFVEKILEEGTKSPRTIRLAALHLTGLWHACPSIIKFYMKELKLLTQYGSVAFDEDFEAELSENRDAKIEVSVLAKSPDPELTEEFINTELYARVSVAVMFSRLAEIASTHKEDRNGSDALVSGKMFLLELLNYVVNDKDLAKELCKKYSAIHRRKVRAWQMVCILSQFIDQDIVQQVTHNLHVSLYRNNFPSVRQYLETFAINIYLNFPLLVGQELVPLLRDYNMRPQALSSYVFIAANIILHSTEECKSRHLSELLPCIIPLLTSHHHTLRGFTQLLVHQVLQKLLPSDSSFYATMTLEEKCFQDLRSYLQDNPDCARLRASMEGYLDAFDPKKSVTPAGIFSTRVEELEFECVPATLMDQVTNFLNETREDLRCSMAKDAAAIKNESLLVDNDGKGKETSGNLTEGQTIVLPVQDISLDFQRKITVSKHEMQSFSSTVLLEKEGPLNSLLDIEKEDQLLERVLHSKTVAFEKSNASQQDIILVASLIDRIPNLAGLARTCEVFRASALAIADKNVMKDKQFQLISVTAEKWVPIIEVPVISMKVFLERKKHEGFSILGLEQTANSISLDQYEFPKRTVLVLGREKEGIPVDIIHILDACIEIPQLGIVRSLNVHVSGAIALWEYTRQQRSSSC